A window of the Diabrotica undecimpunctata isolate CICGRU chromosome 1, icDiaUnde3, whole genome shotgun sequence genome harbors these coding sequences:
- the LOC140442658 gene encoding uncharacterized protein: MGYLKASKVFGVPKGTLERYVKSDKTPEELVGISIGRRPILPLELENELVEYALTMEQRYFGLRARDIKRLGFQLAIRNSIPHPFSGVTKSAGKKWLRLFLKRHPTLSMRTPQGMSCARVNSFTPENVSKFFDLYEPEYLKLTNPAQRIFNVDETGLTIVQHKHSKVISMKGKKQVSSLTSAERGKLITAITCMNAASSAPRICPWGGFELMLGATTGAVGECHVSGWVQADIFTRWLQHFIKFTKPSAADPVLLVLDGHYSHTRNVALIDLAKKIM; this comes from the exons ATGGGCTATTTGAAGGCCTCAAAAGTTTTTGGAGTACCAAAAGGTACCTTAGAACGATATGTAAAATCAGACAAGACTCCAGAAGAACTCGTCGGGATATCAATTGGCCGCCGACCTATTCTTCCTTTGGAATTAGAAAATGAGTTGGTTGAGTATGCCCTAACTATGGAGCAACGTTATTTTGGGCTAAGAGCGCGTGATATAAAACGACTGGGATTTCAACTTGCAATACGAAACTCAATACCACATCCATTTAGCGGAGTCACAAAATCAGCCGGAAAGAAATGGTTGAGGCTCTTTCTGAAAAGGCATCCTACGCTTTCAATGCGTACTCCTCAGGGAATGTCATGTGCTCGAGTAAACTCTTTTACTCCTGAAAATGTATCCAAGTTCTTTGACCTGTATGAACCAGAATATCTTAAGCTTACTAACCCTGCACAACGTATATTCAATGTAGACGAAACGGGCCTTACAATTGTTCAACATAAACATAGCAAAGTAATTTCCATGAAAGGGAAGAAGCAGGTTTCGTCCCTTACTTCAGCAGAAAGGGGCAAGCTGATTACTGCTATTACATGTATGAATGCTGCCAGTAGCGCACCGAGAATTTGTCcctgggggggttttg agTTGATGCTAGGAGCTACCACGGGAGCAGTCGGAGAATGCCATGTGTCAGGTTGGGTACAGGCTGATATTTTCACTAGATGGCTTCAACACTTCATAAAATTCACTAAACCTTCAGCTGCAGATCCTGTTCTTCTCGTCCTTGATGGTCACTATTCTCATACGAGAAACGTTGCTCTAATAGATTTGGCCAAAAAAATCATGTGA